Genomic DNA from Leptotrichia wadei:
CATTCCTGTACTTCTTAAAACAATATCTATCCACTCTTCATCTGTAAATTTTTCTCTTAAATCTTTAAACTCTTCAAAATCAATTTCTGGCATTTGTACAGGTGTTAATTTTTTTATAATTACAGGATTTCCTTTTTTATCGTCTTCATCATAATAATATTCCAACTGAATAATACACCAAATACCTCCTCCTAACAATCTCTCGTATTTAGAAGGATAAACATCTGATACTGGAACACTTTTTAACGATAAATTAGAAAATTCAGCTTCATGTCTATTCTCCTTAAAATTTAACTTTACAGTAACCTTGTCAATTATTGTATAAGATCCATTTTCTCTTAATTTTGATTTTATTCTTTCGGCTTCATCAGGTCTTACATAATTTTGTGCTAAGATTCTTTTTACTGTTTTCATTCCTTCTTCTATATCTTCTTCATTTTCTGAAGAACAATACATTCCCAATAAATATTCAAGCACATATATAGGAACATTTGCCCCTTCCCTTATCTTTTTTGTCAAATCTTTTCTAACAACTTTTCCAGAAAAATATTTATTTAACTTTTCACTTAATGTTTCTTTGTCATTATTAGCCTCTTTTAAACAATCATTATCCTCAAAAATTTGACAATAATCTTTATTCACTTTTTCCTCCTTTAATATCTCTTGTTTCAAATAAAAAAATTATTTATCAAAATCCAAAATCATCTGAAAATAATATATCTATTATTATTTTTTTCCTTTCTTCAATTTTAGTTTCTATATTTTTTACAACCAAATAATACTCTTCATCTTTTTTATATTTTTTATTTATTAAAGTAAATCTTAGTTTTTTTATTCTTTTTACAGTTTCAGTTTCTTCACTATTTGCTTTATAATTTTCTATATTTGAAATTATACTCTCATTACTATCAATAAAATATATTTCAAATTCTGTAGGTTTTATAATATCTGTTACAGCACTTTTTTGAAGAAAATCAAGCGAGATTTTCAAATTAGTTATTTTGTTAATTTCTGATATTAAACCAACTTTTACCAATTCCGTGTCTACTGATCCTTTTGCAGTTTTTACTTTTATAACTGGAACAATTAATTCTTGTAACGAAATTCCACCATGATAATAATTTTGTCCACCACCACTAACCTTAAATACACTAGAAGTATTTGGTGAAATTACTTTTAAATTTTCATTTTTATTATTTAAAACATCTGACATATTTATTTCATTTGTACCAATTTCGCCATATTCATTTTCCGTTACTATGTATCTCCTATTCACAACATCATTTTTACTCGAAAAGTTTTCTATTTTATCACTTTCATCTATTTTTCTTCTTTTGTAAATAAATCCGTGATCTGCTGTTACTATTATATTATTAATAGATTCCACTCTAAGTTTTTTTATCAAATTCATAATTTCTTCTATCGCTTTTTGACACGCCTCAAATACTTCATTTTCAGTATTTGACTTATCTCCTATCGAATCAATTTGATTATGATAAATATAAAGTTTTTTCTTATTTCTAAATACCTCTCTTAATTCGTTTTTTGAACATCTAAATACTTCATCAAAATCTAAAGCTACTGAATTTTCATCATAACTTTTTAAAATTTTTTCTCTTTTTACTCTGTCATTGCAAGCTTTTCCATCAATAAGTACTGAAAAATCACCATTTTCGACCTCTATTTCTATTTTGTCATGCGGAAGCAATGCTGCCATACCTAATTTTGTGACAGAAGGTATAATCCCTAACTGATATTCTATTTCAGCATCTACAGTTTCATCTCTACTCATCTTATAAAATAATTCTCTCCCCGTTTCATACCTCAAAGCATCAGAAATTATTACTACAATTCTATTTTTATTAATTTCAACATAATTTTTGTAAAAATCCTTTTGTAAATTTATTTTCTTAGGAAGCTCTCTATAATTAAGTAGGTCATTAAATTTTATATTTGCAGGATTTAAAAATTTATCAGTATATTTGGTTTCTAATAATTCTAACAACCTACTGTACTTTTCACTATTTTCTGTTAATTGATCATAGTAATAACAAAATTTCCTATAATATGTATCAATCATATAATCTTTTTGAGCATATTTTTCTATTATTTCTAATAAATCACTACAAGTTTCAAAATTTGTATTTTTTATTCCTTTGTAAGCATATTCCAATATTTTATACTCTATCTTTAATTTTAAATTATCAATATTTTTCTCTCTTCGTAATTCTATTATCTCTTCTATAGATTTATCTTGCAACTTTGCTGAAAAATTCTCATCAACAATTCTTTCAACTATCCATTTCGTTATTTTTTCATCAGGAAAATCAAATATATCAAGTTCCAAAAGATATTCAGGTAAAATATTTTTAAAATATTTATTTCCATCTATAATAGAATAAACTTCTGAAACAAGATTTTTAAAAATTTCTCTATATTCAGAAATCTGTCGCAACCTATTTAAAAATACCATAACGGTACTTCTTATACTTAGTTCCTTAAATCTAACAGGAATTTCTCTTGTTATTTTTTCAGAAGCATAAGTTAAAAATATTCCAATAAGTAACTTAGTTAAACTCGGATCATCATCAACATATCCAAATTTTAATCTACATAATTCCCAAAATTTCTCTTCAAGATTATATTTATTAAACTCTACAAGATATCTACTTTCTTTTCTGTTTTTATCAGTAATTAAAATTCTTACTACATCATCAAAACCCTTAAATATTTCAGCTTTTGAATTAGTAATAATTCTCATCATTATAATTTCAATATCTTCTTTTTTATTAACTCCCTTCTCTTCTACCAATTTTTCAAATTTTTCTCTTCGATCTTTTGCTGCAAAAAACTTTCTATGTCTTTCCATAACTTCTTTAAACTCATCATTTAAATTTAAATTTTGAGCTATTATTGAAATTGGATCTGGTGAAAATAATTTCGAATACATTATAGTATCAGCAAGATGATTATCCCTGTCTTCACTTCTCTTAAAAGGAGCATAAATCAAATAATTACTCTCCTTATCCTCTCTTTCAAGACGTAATTTTGTCTTAAATAACTCGTCTTGTTTCAATCTCAATAACTTAACATTTTCCAATTTCAATTCTTCTATCTCTGACAGAAATTCTTGCTTTTCATCATACCAAAAAACAATTCTTCTTCCTTCTTTCTTAAATTCACTATTAAGTACTTTTGTAATTTGTTCTAAATTCAATTTTCTCACTCCATGATTTTCTATATTTTTAAATAAAAAAGCCTCATTTATTTCTTTTTAAATAAAAGAGACTCATAAAATCTTTATTTTTAAAAATTATCTAACCTTAGTATCATTGTTCTTAATTTATTTTCTGAACTAAATTCTTTCATCAGATTAAATCCATAAGCTGTTTCTATCTCTACTTCTAAATTGCTTCAATATTTTCCCTTTAATATACTCTTCATCTTTTATATCTGCTATTATATCCTGTAATGAAATAACTCTATTATTCTTCATCCTTTGAAGAATATCCAAACATTTTTCTTATTTTTTCCAGGTCATCTATAATTTCAAAATCAACATCAAGTTTTTTAACTTTCTTTTTACTTTCCATTGCTTCCAGTACTTCATCCGTATATCTTACAGGAATTCTCAAAGCATCAAGTAATATACTTTCTGTAGCCATAATTACCACTCTCCTCTTTTTTAACTTTATTTTCATTTTTATGGTACCATATCTATTTTAGAGTGTCAATTGGATTTCAATTTATTCTATAACTCATAATGACCTTTACATGATGCTATTATAATCAAATCATTTTTTATTTTATAAACAACTCTATTTTTTTCGTCAATTCTTCTGCTCCACCAGCCACTCAAATTATTTTTTAATGCTTCAGGTTTCCAATACCTGTATACCAATTTCTTTGTATATCTTTTATTATACTGTTTACTTTTTTCAGAATTTTCTTATCTTCCTACTGCCATTGGCAGTAATCACCCCAAGCTTTTTCCTCCCACAATATTTTCACGTTATCACTCCTCAATCAAATCATGTTCTACTAATTTTGCTTTTCCTGATTCAATATCTGCAATAACTTTTTCTAAATATTTCATATTACTTTCAGAATAAAACGGATCCGCAGTAATTTCAAAAGGTATTCTTTTTTCTTTAGTAACTTTAGTCGCAAATATCGTAAATGCAGTTGTCATTGACATTCCCATTTCACGGCATATTTTTTCCATTTCTTTTTTAATTTTTTCGTCAATACGAAAATTAATCATTGCCTGTGCCATATTAATCACTCTCCTTAATTGCAAGTATACTCTATAATTTTAATTTTGTCAATCATTTTCTTTACAAAAAACATACAATATATATATATATATATATATATATTGTGTTAAAGCCATTTCTTTTATTTAATGCATTTATACACAACAATATTAATAATACAAACTATTGCTAATACTGAATAAAGTAAAAATCTATTTTTATCAAAAAATTTTGTATCTACACCTGTTTTCTTCATATTTTCTAGCATTCCAATTTTAGAAAATTCAAAATAAATCCAACTACCTAATGTTGACCAATAAAAAGAAATAATTCCTTCCGATTCAAGCATTATGTAAAACCAAAACTGATATACCATATAAATTATTAAACCTAAAATAATGAACAATAACTCATTTTCTTTTCCTGTATTCTCTTTTGTTTTCTTTCTAAAGTATTCCATAATAAAAATTATGCCTAAACCCAGACCACCTGTAAGAAATGCAGAAGCCATTAAAATTAATGCCATAATTAAATTTATAATCATTTTTAATTTCCCTTTCTTTAATAATGGTTTTATGTCTCTTTATTTAATTGTTATTGTCCTTTTGCCCCAAATTTTATATAATTTTCGAGACAGTTTACAAATAATATTTTTATATTTATTTTACCTTCCCCAATATCTCATATTTCTTCCCATCACGTCCAGTCTGCACTTTTTCATAATTAACTTTCACTCCGTCATCCAAATCAATCGAAATATATTCTGAAGACAAGTGATTCATCTTCTCATCAAATTGTTTACATTCTTCAAGCTGTAATTTTATCTTTTTCAGTTCCTGCTCAGCTTTTTTCCTGTTATTATTACTTTCAATTTCATCTTTCAGAAAACTTGCCCTTCTTTCATAATGTTTCTGTAGCTCATGCAAATATCCAATTCTAACTTTTGCTGTAGTCTGTTCATTATAGCGATGCATATAAATCAGTGCTTTAAATCCATTTTTCTTTCCAGCGTCATAAAGCCAATAAATCGGTCTTTTTTTGTATCTTTTTACGTGGTCTTTATAAAAATCTTTCAAGAAATACTCTCTTATAATTTCTTTTGGAGCATTATTCTTGTCAGACAAGGCTTGTGCGATAAATTTAAGATTTTCTTCAAGTATTTCTTCTCCATATACTGTTTTTACAAATTCTACAAATCTTGTAACAATATCATCACTAAAATATTTACTGTCCGTAATTGGAATACAGTTATCTTCATCAGGGATAAATTTGCTATATTTATTTTTTTCAAATTCTCCTCCTGCAAATGCAAGACCTTCCTCATCAAGTGAATAACGCCCGAACATACATCCAACAGCATAAGAAATAAATTGTTTTACAACATCTGCTTTTGTTAGAACATAGTTATTCCCTTTAATTTCATCATTTATTTCATCATCTGTATCAAATATTTTAGCTATTGTTATATCTTTATCACTTACATCTGAAGTCAGTTCATCCTGCAACCCATAAATATCAATAAAAATTCTATTTAATTCCTCTTCATTTTCCTTCAATTTTAAAAACTGATTATTTGTAAATTCTTTATATTGACTATATGCTTCTTCTATTAATGTTATTTGTGTTTTATCAATTTTCTTATTTTCAACATTCCCATTTTCTCCTATTTTTACATTCTCAAATTCTTCCACATATCTTTCAATATTAACCAATGGGCTTACTTTAAAATCCCATGCCGTCTCAAATGTATTCCAGTCATATTTTGAGATTTTGATACAGTCATCAACTATTGATATTACTTTTGGTTTTATTTGTTCGTTTTCTATAACTGGAAAATTATTAAAATCTCCTACTTGTAAATTCACAGTTGGATTTAACATATTAAAAATAAAATTAGATATTTTAGTTCCCATTATACCTAAAATGTATTTTAATCTTAATTTATTTTCAGAAAATGCTGACATTCCTGAAACATCATGTATACTGCCTAATTCTCTATATCTTATACTATATCCTCCACTTGTTATCAATGGCCAAGTTATTGCTTCTTTAAAATAATAAGAAATATTTTTTATAGTTCTACTATAATTTTTATACAATTTACTAGCATATTCTTTTATTTCTTTTCCATTATTTTCCCAATTTACTACATAATCATAGTTTCCGTACCATTGTCGTCTTCCACCACCTTTATTATATGTATACCATTTATATCCATTACCTTCTGTTTCTTCTATTGATTTTGTATTGTAACTTATTTTCTCTTCTTCCACTTCATACCATTGTCTTAAAAAGAGATTGTTATCTGACGATGCTAATCCTTGCTTTGGCTCTATTAGTTCAGAAGTTTTTATTCCTTTTTCAAAATCTTCCAACAAATTTTCACTAGCCCAATATCCTATTGGCATTCCTGGTATTTTTTCAAAATTTTCTTTTACTTTCCTAAAATAATATTTTTTATCTTTATTTTCTACCGTTTCTAAAAACTTATTTCTTTTATTTTTTTCTCCTGGAAAATCAACTAACCTTATATAGCTTCCCTTAAAGTTACTTATTTTATTTTTTCTTTGAATCCATACAGTCGTTTGTACTACTTCACCACCTATTTCATCAAAAGCCCTTGTTCCTAGATGTACCATATTCAGTATTTCTATTAATGTCATTTTTTCTCTTAATTTTTCATAACTAGATAAAAACATCCATGCATGCATTGTAATCATTGAACAGAATCCATTTTCAGCTGTCAAACTGTTACATTTTTCTATAAACACAGCAAACATATCCGACTTACTATCTGGATAATTCTTTTTTGTATATTTTGACAATTTAGAATCCATCATTGAACTTCCCATATATGGTGGATTTGTTGCAACTACTTCATATTTTTTTGATAGTATTTCTGATGTTTTTATTACATAATAAAATTTATTTTTTATTTCTTCTTTTTTTAATTCATCAAATAAATTATAGAAATCTGTATTTTCTATTTCTAATAATCTATTTTTTATTTTGTTATAATCTATTTTTGGTACTTCTATCAAACTTCCATATTCCTTTGCATCTAAAAACGAATTATAAATCAAATCAAGTTCGTCTTTTATTTTATTATTTCCATTTGAGATAAAATCTATTACTTCTTTATTAATATCATTACTCTCTCTTGTATAACAGATATTTAACTCCAATTTTTTAGAAAAAATTCTTTTATAATATTCTCTTGCCTTCATCATTAAAGCAAAATATGCCAACTGATATGCTCTTTTATCTATATCAAGACCATAAATATTATTTTCCAGTATTGACTGAACTGCATCTCTGTTGGAATAACCTAAATTTGAATAAATATCCATTAATACATCAAAAGCGTAGACAAGTATATGTCCACTTCCCATACATGGATCTATTATTTTTATTTCTTCTACTTTCATTTCCTTATAATTTTCATTCAGTTTTTCCAGTTTACTTTCAATTTCTTCTTCCTGTTTTTCTCCCTTTACAAGAAATTTCCATTTTTCCTCTAAATTTTCATTTGGATGTCCTTCCATCCATAAATTCCCTAAACTGTTTTCCACCATATATTTTACTATCCATTTTGGTGTAAATAATTGTGTTTTCGCAGGTATGTCATCCTGTTCCACTTTTTTCCCTTTTTTTGTTTTTTTATCTACTTCCTTCTTCTTTTCTTCATTATAATACTGATAAAGCCACCCAATTACCTCAATCTGTCCTTCTTTTTTAATATCAAAGCTTTCTTTAGGCACTCCATCCACTAACTTTCTCAAAATACCTTCTTCATCATTTATCGAAATTGGTAGCAGTAATTCTGAATAATCTTCAGCTTCTTCAAATAATTCAGGCAATATTTCATTAAGTTTGTTACATTTTTTTATAAATAAAAATCTAAAAAGTTCTTCTGTTTTACTTTCTTCTTTTAAATTATAAACATAATTTTTCTCATCATCTGAAAATTCCAGATCTGTGTTAAATACTTCTCTAATTATTTGAGGTTCTCTATCATTTTCTCTTTCAGAAGACAAAATTCTTATCCTATCATTTAAATAATCATTTACTTCCATAAATCTAATAGCAATAATTCTATTAAACCAAGTATAAGCGATTTCCTCAATTAACTCATTTAAAGCATCTTGAAAATTCCCCTCTTTCACTTTTTCTTTTAATGTTTTTACCAATATTTCTCTTTGCTTGATTTCCCTTTTATTTAGTTCGACATTTCCTATTTTCAAATAATCATTTTCCGAAACTATTCCTTCTTCAATTTTATTTTCCGTAATTCCTATCAATTCCAATTTTCTTCTTACTTCTTTTTCCAGTTTTTCTTTCGCATTTACTGCAAAATTTCTTAATGCTACTTTGTCCATATTTGTATTGTAGTAAAAACTACAGTTCTCCTTTCTTTTATTAATATGTTAAATGAACTTAGGTTAGCAGAATAGTTTTTTCTATTATTAAATCAATGCTAGTTTCTAAAATTTTCTTTAAAATATTTTGTATGAATTTACACATACATATCACCTCTATTTTATGAAAAAAATACTCAAAAATTTCTATTATTAAAATCAATAATAATACGAATAAAAATACTATATCATTGTCTGCTATCCCTAGCTCTGCTAGCCTAAATTCATTTTTTTTAACCCCCACCTTTTACAATTTATTCTCTAAAATTCAACTTGCACTATCTCACTATCTTCTAATTCTTCTTCCAATCTTTTTTTCAATTTATCCAAATACTCTTTTATATCTTCTGAATTTCGTATTTCCCAAACTCTATCTTTATTAATTTCTGAAATTCCAATTCTTTTTGGTTTTTTTGCTTTTATTTCTTCTATATTTTCAGAAATCTCATTTGCTTTTTCTTTTTCTTCTAATATTTTTTCTTCTTTCTCAAAATTATTCAATAATTTATTTTTCAAGCTGATTGCTTCATTTTTATATGATTCAATATCTTTTATATTTTCACTTTTTTCAACTTTTTCTAAAATTTCACTAAATTGATTATTAATTTTTTTTATATATTGTTCTTTTAATTCAATATTTTCTGCATATTCTACTCTTTTCAAAGCAATTTCTTTTGTTTCATTTATACTATCAGTTATAGGCTTTCTTTTTTCATCCAAGATTTTATTGTATTTTTCATTAAATCTTCTATTTAATTCATTCAGATCTTTAATTCTGTTATATGGGTTATTATCATTTAGTATATTTTTTATATTCTTTGATATTTTTTCCAATTCATCATCTGAAAAATAATTTTTTGAATTAGTATACTTTTTATATAATTTAGTAGCTTCATCCCAAATATCTTTTTGATCTCCTTCAAAAAATTTCTCAATTGGTTCAAAATCTTCAGAAAAATCATAATAGTCATCTTCATGTCCAGAAATTTCATTGAATATTTCTCTAGCATCCTTTAATCCAAGTACTTTTCTAAAAAGTTTTTTCCCATTTGATAAAATTTCTTTCCCAGGATAATCTTTATTTTGACATTCTTTCTCAAAACTTTCTATTTTATTTATTTTTTCTGCCGATAATTCTTTAAACTCTTGGATCATCTTATCTGTATCGCTTATATCTAAAGTAACATCAAATAATTCTTTTGCAACATAATTCATTATTTTTACACTTCTATCATCAATTTTTTCCTTTATTCCCAGATAAATTCTTTCTGAATTATCTTTTTTTATAATACTATTAATAATATTTTCAGTAGTTTCATTTAATAATGTTAAACTAATCCTATTTTTTATAAGTTCAATTTTTCCATTCTTAAACGCTCTTGCAATAATCCATTCAATATCCTTTTCATTCCAACCATAAGGCGCTTTTGAAAACTTATCTTTTATTTCTTTTAAAGTTATTTTTAAATTTTTTTCTTTTATCATACGTACATGATTCACTATTTCACTTATCGCATTTTCATTATATTTTATACTTTCAACAGCAGTTAAAGTATTCCCTTTTTCCACAAAGATTTCCCTAATATCATCTTCACTCATAGGCTTTGTTATGTATTCTAATTTATGATATACATTATTCACTAATTTTTCCAATGCTTCATTGATTTTACTTTCATACTCTTTCGCATTAAGATTAAGTTTATTTCCACCTACATAATATTCTGCATTTTTAAGAACTTCTTTCAACAAACGATTTGAACGCTCTATATATTCTCTACGTTCAATAGTTTTATTCTCTTTAATCGAATTTCCTTTAGGCAATCCTTCTAATTCTCCCGATTTTAAAAATTTTTCTATTTTTATATCCATTTCTATTTCATTAATATACGAATTATTCTCACCTAAATCAATAAATACAGAATTTTCTTGAGAACTTTTCATTAAAAGCAAACTTTGATTTCCACTGTAATCTGAATTTGAAGTTACTATATTTACTGAAATGTCATGAGTAATATTTTCTTTTTGAAAATCATCAACTATTTTATTAAAAGGAAAAATATAATTTCCAAGTTTAGGATACTGATATTTCTTTTCTTTGTAAAAAACTTCAAATACTTTTTCAGATATTCTTTTAGCTATTTCACTTGTATCTACGTCAATTTTATCGATAATCTTTTCAACTTCCTGTTCTTCATTTGTTAAAAAAATATAGACATCCCCAGATTTTTGAACAAGTGTCTGTTTTATCAAAATATCCAATGCTTCTTTAACTTTTTCTTTTAAAGAGATTCTATCTTCATCAATATTTTCAACCATCAATGTTGTAATATTTTCCAAAGTCCCTTTTATTTCTTTAACATACTTAATCATAAATAACACTTTAAGAACATTCACATTAAAACAGTTTTCTTCTTTATCTGGATTAATATAACTATTTTCCATAGCTCTGGTAATAACTATAGAATGTGAATGATCTAAGAAACTCTGCAATCCATCATAAAATTTATCAAAAGGAATTAGTATTCCAACTTTACTATCTTTATACTTTTCTGCACTTTCTTTAAACATTGCAAGCATTGAACGTTCCCCTTCAGATAAATGTTTTCCACTTGAGCTATGTTCCCTAACAGATGTTAAAACATGAGAAAGAATTTGAAATTGATATGGAATAAATGGATAAACTTCTTGAAAATCTTTTTTATTTTCGTATATTTTTTTTTCTATCCCATCATCAAATATAATTAAATTTCTAACCACTGATTCTTTTTCATTGTATTTTAATGACAATTCCCTATTTGCATGCTCATTTTTATCTAAAATTCTCTTCTTAATAACTTCTGATACGTCTGTTGAAGTTAAATTAATTCTTGTTTTAAATCTTCCTTGTATTTTAGAAAAATCATTTCCTTTTACTTTTGTAATAGAATCTATCGCTTGTTGAGAAGTTACAACTACCCATGCTTTTCCTTTACATTGTACTCCTAAATCTTCTGTTACAGTTTGTAAATTCAACATTAAATCTGTATTTTCTCCAATATATTGTCCTACTTCATCAACACAAAATACAACATGATGATTATTTCCTTTTGATTTAATGTATTTATTTACCATTTTTGCAAAATCTTCTATTGAAATAGAATAATCTTTTTTTGAAATTTCTAACCAATCTTTAATTCCGGATTCACTCATAAATCCTATTTCTTCTATTGTTTGCGCAACTTTAGTTCTTATAAAATTAAATTTATGTCTTTCTTCGGTCCATACTTTTCCTGTTATCTCTTGAAATTTTCCTTTAAATTCTTCATATTTATTATTTTCTCTTAATTCTCTTTCTAAATCTGCCAAATGTGGAATTGAAGAAAATCCTTGCATTTCATTAAATACCTTCAAGAATACTTTTAGAATATCATCTTTCCCCTTATTTCCTGTACTATCACTTTTAGAATCAATATTAAACAATATAGAATCAGTTGAAGTCTGACACGCTATTTTCATATCTGCAATAACCATTTCATCTTTTATTTTATTATCTTCCAAAAAATAATCTATTGCCTTTTTCCCATTTATTTCTTTATTTGAAAGTAAATATGATAATATTTTTAATAAATGTGATTTCCCACTTCCAAAAAAACCACTTATCCAAACTCCCATATCATCTGTATTTCCATTAATTCCTTTACTATATGCTGAAAAAAAATCTCTAAAGTGTTTCTGTAATTCATTCGTTACAACATACTCTTCCAATTCTTGCTTCATATTTTCTTCTTCTTTTTGTCCTACTTTTATTACCCCTTTAATATCTCTGTCAATAGGTTTTCTAAACATATCTTTTAATTTCATAAATTTATTTGCATGATTTTATGATTAAAATCACACTCTCCTTTCTCAATTTTAAATATTATTATGATTTTTCACCCCACCTATTAAAGAATACTATTTTAACAATTTAAACGCTCTATAATAATTATCATCTTTAAATTCCTCAAATAACTGTAATGACTGTCCGTCATACTTTCCTGGATAAAACATAACTACTGGTGCTCTATCAAAAACTTGATGTAAATTATTTAATATTTTATGTGAACGCACAAAAGGAAATATCTTTCCTATACCAACTAGAAAAA
This window encodes:
- the brxC gene encoding BREX system P-loop protein BrxC; this encodes MKLKDMFRKPIDRDIKGVIKVGQKEEENMKQELEEYVVTNELQKHFRDFFSAYSKGINGNTDDMGVWISGFFGSGKSHLLKILSYLLSNKEINGKKAIDYFLEDNKIKDEMVIADMKIACQTSTDSILFNIDSKSDSTGNKGKDDILKVFLKVFNEMQGFSSIPHLADLERELRENNKYEEFKGKFQEITGKVWTEERHKFNFIRTKVAQTIEEIGFMSESGIKDWLEISKKDYSISIEDFAKMVNKYIKSKGNNHHVVFCVDEVGQYIGENTDLMLNLQTVTEDLGVQCKGKAWVVVTSQQAIDSITKVKGNDFSKIQGRFKTRINLTSTDVSEVIKKRILDKNEHANRELSLKYNEKESVVRNLIIFDDGIEKKIYENKKDFQEVYPFIPYQFQILSHVLTSVREHSSSGKHLSEGERSMLAMFKESAEKYKDSKVGILIPFDKFYDGLQSFLDHSHSIVITRAMENSYINPDKEENCFNVNVLKVLFMIKYVKEIKGTLENITTLMVENIDEDRISLKEKVKEALDILIKQTLVQKSGDVYIFLTNEEQEVEKIIDKIDVDTSEIAKRISEKVFEVFYKEKKYQYPKLGNYIFPFNKIVDDFQKENITHDISVNIVTSNSDYSGNQSLLLMKSSQENSVFIDLGENNSYINEIEMDIKIEKFLKSGELEGLPKGNSIKENKTIERREYIERSNRLLKEVLKNAEYYVGGNKLNLNAKEYESKINEALEKLVNNVYHKLEYITKPMSEDDIREIFVEKGNTLTAVESIKYNENAISEIVNHVRMIKEKNLKITLKEIKDKFSKAPYGWNEKDIEWIIARAFKNGKIELIKNRISLTLLNETTENIINSIIKKDNSERIYLGIKEKIDDRSVKIMNYVAKELFDVTLDISDTDKMIQEFKELSAEKINKIESFEKECQNKDYPGKEILSNGKKLFRKVLGLKDAREIFNEISGHEDDYYDFSEDFEPIEKFFEGDQKDIWDEATKLYKKYTNSKNYFSDDELEKISKNIKNILNDNNPYNRIKDLNELNRRFNEKYNKILDEKRKPITDSINETKEIALKRVEYAENIELKEQYIKKINNQFSEILEKVEKSENIKDIESYKNEAISLKNKLLNNFEKEEKILEEKEKANEISENIEEIKAKKPKRIGISEINKDRVWEIRNSEDIKEYLDKLKKRLEEELEDSEIVQVEF